The Myroides fluvii region GGGGCCAAGAAACAATAAAGGCAAGGTAATAGCAAGATATTTAACTCCTTTTTGTAATACTTTTCGATTTGTACCTTGAGGTTCCATAGTGTTTATAATTTATAGTGATCGAGTGCTGCACGCACACTTTTATACTGATTTAATAGTTGAGTCGCTTCTTCTTTACTCACTTGCAGTTCTTCTTGTAACATAGCAATACCACGTTGAATTAACTTAGCATTGGTCATCTTCATATCCACCATGCGATTGCCCTTCACTCGTCCCAATTGAATCATGGTTGAGGTAGAAATCATATTGAGCACGAGTTTTTGTGCTGTTCCTGCCTTCATACGCGAGCTTCCCGTTACGAATTCAGGACCCACAACAACTTCAATAGGAAATGGTGTTACTTGGCTTAACGGACTATTGGGATTACAGCTAATACAAGCGGTTGGAATATGATGCGCTTGACAAGCTTCTAAGGCTTTAATTACATAAGGGGTTGTACCAGAAGCTGCAATGCCTACAACGAAATCATTTTCGTTAATCTGATGCGCTTGTAAGTCTGTCCATCCTTGGTTGGGATTGTCTTCTGCGTTTTCTACGGCATGGCGTATGGCGTGGTCTCCACCAGCAATTAATCCAATTACTAAATCTGGAGAAACTCCATACGTAGGAGGACATTCAGAAGCGTCTAAAATACCCAATCGACCCGAAGTCCCTGCCCCTATATAAAACAAGCGCCCTCCTTTGTTGAGCTGCTCCACGATTTTTTGAACGGCGGCTTCAATTTGAGGAATGGACTTTTCAACAGCCAACGGAACCGATTGATCCTCGCTGTTGATATTTGTCAATACCTCTTGAATAGACATTTGTTCTAAATGATCATAAGCAGAGGGCTGTTCTGTAATTTTGATAAAGTCCACCTGTATCGCTTTTTTGGGTTGATACAAAAATACTCAAATTTGTTTAGATTTAATACGGCAGAACGGGAATTCCATTTCTCATTTTGTAGTAGTAATTTCCTTTGAATCAAATAAAAAAAACGCCAGTAAAAAATGAAGTATTTCACTGGCGTTTTGACGTAAATCATTGAAAATTAAAGACAAATATTTTAAATTTCAATTCAATAGTACGACTCTACTAAGAAGAAATTATCCTAGTGTAAGGGAAGGGACGTACTATTTTTTGTAAACTAACTTTTCATTTAAACGGAAAGTATGAATGGATGGAGCTGTTTCTGGACTTACAACAGAAGAGAATTGTCCATTAACAATGGAGAATGTACCAATCAATACATGTTTACTCGGCGTATTTCCACTGCCGCGATAATCATCAGCAAATTTGCCCATCATATGGTCTGATAATCGTATACTTGTGCCTCCGTAAATTACATTGACAATGTACTTACTACCTGCAGTGGTGTTTGGACATTTACGGTATAAATCAACGTAAATGGCGTATTCTCCATCTTCTAAGTGTTTGAAGTAGATGTTTTCGTTTTTAATTCCATCAATACTACAACCAGGATTAGAATCAATATCTAGTTCGGCAATTTCTGTGCCTTCTGAATTGAATAAGTGTTTACTGCCGTAGTAGACACGGCCACTATTGTTTTTTACTAGATGTAAATCCACATCATCTTCTTGATCCCAAGACAGGGAAACTTGCATTTCACCCGTTCCTGCCGGAATCAGATGGAATTCTCTGTAGTAAATTACGGTTCGTGTACCATCTGTAATATATCCTACAATTTCTAGTTCAAAAATTTCTAAATCTAACTTTTGAGATAAATCTAAAATTACTTCGTAGCGGTATAGTAAATCCCTGGTTTGGATTTCGTTTGATGTTAGTACTTCATAAAAACCTTCATGTCCTTTTAACCCAACTAAAATAGATTTTAACT contains the following coding sequences:
- the murQ gene encoding N-acetylmuramic acid 6-phosphate etherase, whose translation is MDFIKITEQPSAYDHLEQMSIQEVLTNINSEDQSVPLAVEKSIPQIEAAVQKIVEQLNKGGRLFYIGAGTSGRLGILDASECPPTYGVSPDLVIGLIAGGDHAIRHAVENAEDNPNQGWTDLQAHQINENDFVVGIAASGTTPYVIKALEACQAHHIPTACISCNPNSPLSQVTPFPIEVVVGPEFVTGSSRMKAGTAQKLVLNMISTSTMIQLGRVKGNRMVDMKMTNAKLIQRGIAMLQEELQVSKEEATQLLNQYKSVRAALDHYKL